A genomic segment from Polyangium mundeleinium encodes:
- a CDS encoding serine/threonine-protein kinase gives MTSAQNPIGPSDPSAASQGYKPTLLDGTPYRFLAPLGRGGMGDVVEAEHVALGKRVVVKLLQERHASRPDFVDRMRIEAQALAKITHSNLVQVTDFGQTAEGRTFLVMERLHGRNLREELEQRKFFPVAEAIDVTRQALAGLAAAHDAGVVHRDVKLDNLFLCDAPDGGRRLVKVLDFGVAKVINVTGDNTPLPLAFPTAEGVAMGTPRFFSPEQARGRPVDGRADLYAVGMVLYTLLAGRGPFDHITTLLELTRAHAFQVPEPPSRFATQALPAGLDAIVMKALAKEPADRFATARTFAAELERVADGLSASNIRPRWDATDVMPTVPMMQKAPQPVVDDEPATMRVDAFPKSALPKAMPDDDDEAPDTPTRRLERPMAFMRAQRKSAVPPLPLPEAAPAIAPAPAPAPAWQAKLPTTISEPPKTLENIPLPFSEPRSDAATSQPAKPQEVSSFPPDPILDATLTSAMRAPKPPSDTSALPPDPILDATFPSGPRAEEPTAARIPSEHPAANRVPSEHPSAPTRMTSERPTSSGGTGRSDRISALPGRNPDRPSIVPGREGRVSVLPGRTDRTSALPTRPDRISALPARPEHTSNVPPRAAEPVAVPERPERRSNLPAAAPMHPPAPLPEERISVPPPGPGGVRPLRAPVPWRRRPAAGSTSGAARGAATATQSKLVEVENGKRQMAMLAIIAVVAVAVAGVLLALRFR, from the coding sequence GTGACCTCGGCCCAGAACCCCATCGGCCCGTCGGATCCTTCGGCCGCTTCCCAGGGCTACAAACCCACGCTGCTCGACGGAACGCCGTACCGCTTCCTCGCGCCGCTCGGCCGCGGAGGCATGGGCGACGTGGTGGAGGCCGAGCACGTCGCGCTCGGCAAACGCGTGGTCGTGAAGCTCCTACAAGAGCGCCACGCGAGCCGCCCCGACTTCGTGGACCGGATGCGGATCGAGGCGCAAGCGCTCGCGAAGATCACGCACTCGAACCTGGTGCAGGTGACCGACTTCGGGCAGACGGCCGAAGGACGGACGTTCCTCGTGATGGAGCGTCTCCACGGGCGGAACCTGCGCGAGGAGCTCGAGCAGCGGAAATTCTTCCCCGTCGCCGAGGCGATCGACGTCACGCGTCAAGCGCTCGCAGGCCTCGCCGCCGCGCACGACGCGGGCGTCGTGCATCGCGACGTGAAGCTCGACAACCTGTTCCTGTGCGACGCGCCCGACGGAGGGCGCCGCCTGGTGAAGGTGCTCGACTTCGGCGTCGCCAAGGTGATCAACGTGACGGGGGACAACACGCCCCTGCCGCTCGCGTTCCCTACGGCCGAAGGCGTCGCGATGGGCACGCCGCGTTTCTTCTCGCCCGAACAAGCGCGAGGTCGGCCCGTCGACGGGCGCGCGGATCTCTACGCCGTGGGCATGGTGCTCTACACGCTGCTCGCAGGGCGCGGGCCCTTCGATCACATCACGACGCTGCTCGAGTTAACGCGCGCGCACGCATTCCAGGTACCGGAGCCGCCGTCACGATTCGCGACGCAAGCGCTGCCGGCCGGGCTCGATGCGATCGTGATGAAGGCGCTTGCGAAAGAGCCCGCAGATCGTTTCGCCACCGCACGGACGTTCGCCGCGGAGCTCGAGCGCGTCGCGGACGGCCTGTCCGCGAGCAACATCCGCCCGCGCTGGGACGCAACGGACGTGATGCCGACGGTGCCGATGATGCAGAAGGCGCCGCAGCCAGTCGTGGACGACGAGCCGGCGACGATGCGCGTAGACGCGTTCCCGAAGAGCGCGCTGCCGAAGGCGATGCCGGACGACGACGACGAAGCGCCCGACACGCCGACGCGTCGCCTGGAGCGGCCGATGGCGTTCATGCGCGCGCAGCGGAAAAGCGCCGTGCCGCCGCTGCCGCTGCCCGAAGCAGCACCAGCGATCGCGCCCGCGCCTGCACCTGCGCCCGCGTGGCAAGCCAAGCTGCCCACGACCATCAGCGAGCCGCCGAAGACGCTGGAGAACATCCCGCTGCCCTTCTCGGAGCCGCGGAGCGACGCGGCCACCTCGCAGCCCGCGAAGCCCCAAGAGGTGTCCTCGTTCCCGCCGGATCCGATCCTCGACGCGACGTTGACCTCGGCGATGCGCGCGCCGAAGCCACCGAGCGACACGTCCGCGCTGCCGCCGGATCCGATCCTCGACGCGACGTTCCCCTCGGGCCCGCGCGCCGAAGAGCCCACCGCTGCGCGCATCCCGTCCGAGCATCCTGCCGCGAACCGTGTCCCCTCGGAGCATCCGTCTGCCCCGACGCGCATGACCTCCGAGCGACCAACCTCGTCCGGCGGAACCGGGCGATCCGATCGGATCTCCGCCCTGCCCGGCCGAAACCCCGATCGACCGTCGATCGTCCCCGGGCGTGAAGGTCGTGTCTCCGTCCTGCCCGGCCGCACGGATCGCACGTCGGCCCTACCGACGCGCCCCGATCGCATCTCCGCCCTGCCCGCTCGCCCGGAGCACACCTCGAACGTCCCGCCGCGCGCCGCCGAGCCCGTTGCAGTGCCCGAGCGACCGGAGCGACGAAGCAACCTGCCTGCCGCCGCGCCGATGCACCCGCCTGCGCCGCTGCCCGAGGAGCGCATCTCGGTGCCTCCGCCCGGCCCTGGCGGCGTACGCCCGCTGCGTGCGCCCGTGCCCTGGCGTAGGCGCCCGGCTGCAGGCTCGACGAGCGGCGCGGCCCGTGGCGCAGCGACGGCGACGCAGAGCAAGCTCGTCGAGGTCGAGAACGGCAAGCGACAGATGGCGATGCTCGCGATCATCGCCGTCGTCGCCGTCGCCGTCGCCGGCGTGTTGCTCGCGCTTCGTTTCCGCTGA
- a CDS encoding TRAP transporter TatT component family protein has translation MRLLQTLSVLALSALSLASTGCIKKMFLEGQIEATATASAAIDTLTDYEVAKVVAFNGIGQFEGMHYLAPDNEDALFALAKTWTSATFAFTEDELEDAEDAEGLEGPRYLYLKNRAAAAYDRGLQYALQLLEIYHPGFEAARKNDDAMRAYTAQFTDAERDAPALFWAGYAWISKTNILKDDAAAVGDLWIGVALMERSVALDPKFMHGSGHTILGAYHARTAMAELDDAKKHFDQALAIHGGKMLLTQVQYAGKYHCLKGDKDSYVKALTAVVEAGDVLPEQRLANVVAKRRAARYLGKVRMRECGF, from the coding sequence GTGCGTCTCCTCCAAACCCTCTCCGTTCTCGCGCTCTCCGCCCTCTCCCTCGCCAGCACGGGGTGCATCAAAAAGATGTTCCTCGAAGGCCAGATCGAAGCCACGGCCACGGCCTCGGCCGCGATCGACACGCTGACCGACTACGAGGTCGCGAAGGTCGTCGCGTTCAACGGCATCGGCCAGTTCGAGGGCATGCATTACCTCGCACCGGACAACGAGGACGCGCTCTTCGCGCTCGCCAAGACCTGGACGAGCGCCACGTTCGCCTTCACCGAGGACGAGCTCGAAGACGCCGAAGACGCCGAAGGCCTCGAAGGTCCGCGGTATCTGTACCTGAAAAACCGCGCAGCCGCGGCCTACGACCGGGGCCTCCAGTACGCGCTCCAGCTCCTCGAAATTTATCACCCAGGCTTCGAGGCAGCGCGCAAGAACGACGACGCGATGCGCGCCTACACCGCGCAGTTCACGGACGCCGAGCGCGACGCCCCCGCCCTTTTCTGGGCCGGTTACGCATGGATCAGCAAGACGAACATCCTGAAAGACGACGCAGCCGCCGTCGGCGATCTATGGATCGGCGTCGCACTCATGGAACGCTCCGTCGCGCTCGATCCCAAGTTCATGCACGGCAGCGGTCACACGATCCTCGGCGCCTACCACGCGCGCACCGCGATGGCCGAGCTCGACGACGCGAAGAAGCACTTCGACCAGGCGCTCGCGATCCACGGCGGCAAGATGCTCCTGACGCAGGTGCAGTACGCCGGGAAATACCATTGCCTGAAGGGCGACAAGGACAGCTACGTAAAAGCGCTGACCGCGGTCGTCGAAGCCGGCGACGTGCTCCCCGAGCAACGCCTGGCAAACGTGGTCGCGAAGCGTCGCGCCGCGCGCTACCTGGGCAAAGTCCGCATGCGCGAGTGTGGGTTCTGA
- a CDS encoding TRAP transporter small permease, whose protein sequence is MAGEPDDEGQGDEKTQDPAASKEPSETDASEGTKDGDAGETSAQPSAQTDASEGTKDGDAGETSAQDEGAKTSAEPPRVGAAWALPFVRIERALTWFESRVLFVVLLALVLSLVIWISLRGLASPVQADNAAGTVFRGLLGATVLGALARFGTTRAKIHDETKRAIVTIVAMAIGAAVAPAWRKVGVDHFDAILNWLQEGSALTLFGGLRGVATRLTLLAALIGSSLAAARSKHINIDVVLRFMPPSLRKPVHVLGALVTATVCFAASWGFFDYISIEGFGQRNDLSASAKFVGVREGSSRHFFLLRKQIGLDLRAAPSVIFSGVRWDDPSRMNGRAWNTWIDESGFSEKFTAEEVELMRAPKGSEEAPRVPVVVLPSENVRGLLLTDMNLMWTFGLFVIGLRVLLRVVLVIAGHASVEQDADEPDEDTDEPRGPVAEEGAR, encoded by the coding sequence ATGGCAGGCGAACCCGACGACGAAGGCCAGGGCGACGAAAAGACGCAGGACCCGGCCGCGAGCAAAGAGCCCAGCGAGACCGACGCTTCGGAAGGCACGAAGGACGGCGACGCGGGCGAGACGTCGGCGCAGCCATCGGCGCAGACCGACGCTTCGGAAGGCACGAAGGACGGCGATGCGGGCGAGACGTCGGCGCAGGACGAAGGCGCGAAGACGAGCGCGGAGCCGCCGCGCGTGGGCGCCGCGTGGGCGCTTCCGTTCGTGCGGATCGAGCGAGCGCTCACGTGGTTCGAAAGCCGCGTGCTCTTCGTGGTCCTGCTCGCGCTCGTGCTCTCGCTCGTCATTTGGATCTCGCTGCGCGGCCTGGCCTCGCCCGTGCAAGCGGACAACGCGGCCGGGACGGTGTTTCGTGGGCTGCTCGGCGCCACGGTCCTCGGCGCGCTGGCGCGGTTCGGGACCACGCGCGCGAAGATCCACGACGAGACGAAGCGCGCGATCGTGACGATCGTCGCGATGGCCATCGGCGCCGCGGTTGCGCCGGCGTGGCGCAAGGTCGGCGTCGATCACTTCGACGCGATCCTGAACTGGTTGCAAGAGGGCTCGGCGCTCACGCTCTTTGGTGGCCTGCGTGGCGTCGCCACGCGCCTCACGTTGCTCGCCGCGCTCATCGGCTCCTCCCTCGCCGCCGCGCGCTCCAAGCACATCAACATCGACGTCGTCCTGCGCTTCATGCCCCCGTCCCTGCGCAAGCCCGTGCACGTCCTCGGCGCGCTCGTGACCGCGACCGTCTGCTTCGCCGCGTCCTGGGGCTTTTTCGACTACATCTCGATCGAGGGCTTCGGCCAACGCAATGATCTCTCCGCCTCCGCGAAGTTCGTCGGCGTCCGCGAGGGTTCGTCCCGACACTTCTTCCTCTTGCGTAAGCAGATCGGCCTCGACCTGCGTGCCGCACCCAGCGTCATCTTCAGCGGCGTTCGGTGGGACGATCCTTCACGGATGAACGGTCGGGCGTGGAACACGTGGATCGACGAGTCGGGCTTCAGCGAGAAGTTCACGGCCGAAGAGGTCGAGCTGATGCGCGCGCCCAAGGGCAGCGAGGAAGCGCCGCGCGTGCCGGTGGTCGTGCTCCCGAGTGAGAACGTCCGAGGTCTGCTCCTCACAGACATGAACCTCATGTGGACGTTCGGGCTCTTCGTCATCGGCCTGCGCGTGCTGTTGCGCGTGGTGCTCGTCATCGCGGGCCACGCCTCGGTCGAGCAGGACGCCGATGAGCCAGACGAAGACACAGACGAGCCTCGCGGCCCCGTCGCCGAGGAGGGCGCCCGATGA
- a CDS encoding bifunctional aldolase/short-chain dehydrogenase, protein MESRYRAADAAQFVETYGPRWGEDLALRVYTSRLLGQEPDLVLHGGGNTSVKTRVTELVGDTTDVLYVKGSGWDLGAIEPEGFPACRLAQLRRLCELPSMTDEQMVSLLRSHMLEPSAPTPSVEALLHAYLPFKYIDHTHADAVLAIVDQPGSKQLVREVFGDRVLFIPYVMPGFALAKKVADLFRALTRAGREPNVMVLDKHGIFTWGENAMESYERMIANVTRAERWLEEAKPISRRTISSPSPDACALLAPMIRGALARASGQRWICSFRMSPQMVSFCDRDDLEEITQKGPATPDHVLRTKPKPLLLPPLSPEDRHKTTATLDDAITAYAEAYKDYFRRCAAVRPGDRRELDPWPRVLLIEGLGAFTVGKTRKDAEIAADIYEHTTGVIEQATANAGYEPASELDIFDVEYWSLEQAKLKKSAGPGKPLDRHVAFVTGAASGIGFATARALLAAGAHVTLTDRDEAALERAAKPLVDAHDDRVFLLPCDVTSKDDVRVAIRKATLRFGGLDVVVSNAGTAFEGSIHGEQGDSALRASLEVNLLGHQNVARFAADVLIQQGAGGVLLFNASKSAFNQGPDFGPYAIPKAALVALTRQYAVDLAPYNIRANAVNADRIRTGIFGGGMLEARARARGVGVDEYFRANLLRRETTAADVAQAFLYLATAEATTGCVITVDGGNAAAFPR, encoded by the coding sequence GTGGAATCACGGTATCGCGCCGCAGACGCTGCCCAGTTCGTCGAGACGTACGGCCCTCGCTGGGGCGAGGATCTCGCCTTGCGCGTCTACACATCGCGCCTGCTCGGCCAGGAGCCCGACCTCGTCCTGCACGGCGGCGGCAACACGTCCGTCAAGACGCGGGTGACCGAGCTCGTCGGCGACACGACCGACGTGCTCTACGTGAAAGGCAGCGGCTGGGATCTCGGCGCGATCGAGCCCGAGGGCTTCCCCGCCTGCCGCCTCGCGCAGCTCCGCCGTCTCTGCGAGCTGCCGAGCATGACCGACGAGCAGATGGTCTCGCTCCTCCGCTCGCACATGCTCGAGCCGAGCGCGCCGACGCCCTCGGTCGAGGCGCTGCTCCACGCGTACCTGCCGTTCAAGTACATCGACCACACGCACGCCGACGCCGTGCTCGCCATCGTCGATCAGCCGGGCTCGAAGCAACTCGTGCGTGAGGTCTTCGGCGACCGCGTGCTCTTCATCCCCTACGTGATGCCCGGCTTCGCGCTGGCGAAGAAGGTCGCAGATCTCTTCCGCGCGCTCACCCGCGCGGGCCGCGAGCCGAACGTGATGGTCCTCGACAAGCACGGGATCTTCACGTGGGGCGAGAACGCGATGGAGAGCTACGAGCGCATGATCGCGAACGTGACGCGCGCCGAGCGCTGGCTCGAAGAGGCCAAGCCGATCTCGCGACGCACGATCTCGAGCCCCTCGCCCGACGCCTGCGCGCTCCTCGCGCCGATGATCCGCGGCGCCCTCGCCCGCGCCTCTGGCCAGCGCTGGATCTGCTCGTTCCGCATGAGCCCGCAGATGGTCTCGTTCTGCGATCGCGACGATCTCGAAGAGATCACGCAGAAGGGCCCGGCCACGCCCGACCACGTGCTTCGCACGAAGCCGAAGCCGCTGCTCTTGCCGCCGCTCTCGCCCGAGGATCGGCACAAGACGACGGCCACGCTCGACGACGCGATCACGGCATACGCCGAGGCGTACAAGGACTACTTCCGCCGCTGCGCAGCCGTGCGCCCCGGCGACAGGCGCGAGCTCGATCCGTGGCCGCGTGTCCTGCTCATCGAGGGCCTCGGCGCGTTCACCGTGGGCAAGACGCGCAAGGACGCCGAGATCGCGGCCGACATCTACGAGCACACGACAGGCGTGATCGAGCAAGCGACGGCGAACGCCGGCTACGAGCCCGCGAGCGAGCTCGACATCTTCGACGTGGAGTACTGGAGCCTGGAGCAGGCGAAGCTGAAGAAGAGCGCGGGCCCGGGCAAACCGCTCGATCGGCACGTCGCGTTCGTGACGGGCGCGGCCTCCGGAATCGGCTTCGCCACAGCACGCGCGCTGCTCGCTGCGGGCGCACACGTGACGCTCACGGACCGAGACGAGGCAGCCCTCGAGCGCGCCGCGAAGCCGCTCGTCGACGCCCACGACGATCGGGTGTTCCTGCTGCCCTGCGACGTGACCTCGAAGGACGACGTGCGCGTGGCGATCCGCAAGGCAACGCTGCGCTTCGGCGGGCTCGACGTGGTCGTTTCGAACGCGGGCACGGCGTTCGAAGGGTCGATCCACGGGGAACAAGGCGACAGCGCGCTGCGCGCCTCGCTGGAGGTCAACCTGCTCGGCCACCAGAACGTGGCGCGGTTCGCCGCCGACGTCCTGATCCAGCAAGGCGCCGGCGGCGTCCTGCTCTTCAACGCGTCGAAGAGCGCATTCAACCAGGGCCCGGATTTCGGTCCTTACGCCATCCCCAAAGCCGCCCTCGTCGCGCTCACGCGCCAGTACGCCGTGGATCTCGCGCCCTACAACATCCGCGCGAACGCAGTGAACGCCGATCGAATCCGCACGGGCATCTTCGGCGGCGGCATGCTCGAAGCCCGCGCGCGGGCCCGTGGTGTCGGCGTGGATGAATATTTCCGGGCAAACCTGCTCCGGCGCGAAACCACCGCAGCCGACGTGGCGCAGGCGTTCCTGTATCTCGCCACAGCCGAGGCGACGACAGGCTGCGTCATCACGGTCGACGGCGGAAATGCAGCGGCGTTCCCGCGGTAG
- a CDS encoding phytoene desaturase family protein, with translation MEQRADVVIVGAGHNGLAAAILLARKNLQVLVLEEKPTLGGATKTEFPFSRAPKLGISTGAYLLGLIPPELVAKLGVDLPMKRRDPHYFLPTRGQRSLLFGSDTTSMRRQITEFFSEADWNANVALNEELSAMRDDIAPTWLEEPLSLEQTAERYVRPALRKAFVDLCRGPVSDYLDRFGFRSDLIKAMYAVTDGFSGLSGGYDSPGTGMNFLVHNMCRLPGADGTWMVVEGGMGTVSQRLAAKARAEGATIREGAKVASIEVTDGAVSGVLLEDGSRIATKVVVSNADPYRTRGLVGKDRFPATLSQRLDEVQRPGTTMKVNMALRKLPTFTCLPEDRGQYGATIHLLPDEHEVLASLRKAHADAMAGRLPEFPSMEWYIHTAVDGSLRDAEGRHNAALFVQWVPYELEGGRSWDDALPGYVKQLLSICDRFAPGTTDLVEDTFALSPRGIERHFGITYGHIHHVDNSYGFDKRMPYRFGVPGLYLASAGAHPAGAVIGAAGHNAAEAVIKDLG, from the coding sequence ATGGAACAGCGCGCCGACGTCGTGATCGTGGGGGCCGGGCACAACGGCCTCGCGGCGGCCATCCTGCTCGCCCGGAAGAACCTCCAGGTTCTGGTCCTGGAAGAAAAACCCACCCTCGGCGGCGCGACGAAAACCGAGTTCCCGTTTTCCCGCGCCCCGAAGCTCGGCATCTCGACCGGCGCGTACCTGCTCGGCCTGATCCCGCCGGAGCTCGTCGCCAAACTCGGCGTCGATCTGCCCATGAAACGGCGTGATCCGCACTACTTCCTTCCGACGAGGGGCCAACGATCCCTGCTCTTCGGATCCGACACGACGTCGATGCGCCGGCAAATCACGGAGTTTTTCTCGGAAGCGGACTGGAACGCGAACGTCGCGCTGAACGAGGAGCTCTCGGCGATGCGCGACGACATCGCGCCGACGTGGCTCGAAGAGCCGCTCTCGCTGGAGCAGACGGCCGAGCGGTACGTGCGGCCCGCGCTGCGCAAGGCGTTCGTCGATCTCTGCCGCGGCCCCGTGAGCGACTACCTCGATCGCTTCGGGTTCCGGAGTGATCTCATCAAGGCGATGTACGCCGTGACCGACGGTTTTTCCGGGCTCTCGGGCGGCTATGACTCGCCCGGCACGGGCATGAATTTTCTCGTCCACAACATGTGTCGCCTGCCCGGCGCCGACGGGACGTGGATGGTCGTCGAAGGCGGCATGGGCACGGTGTCGCAGAGGCTCGCGGCGAAGGCGCGGGCCGAAGGCGCGACGATCCGCGAAGGCGCGAAGGTCGCGTCGATCGAGGTGACGGACGGCGCGGTGAGCGGCGTGCTCCTGGAGGATGGCTCGCGGATCGCGACGAAGGTCGTCGTGTCGAACGCGGATCCCTACCGGACGCGCGGGCTCGTCGGGAAAGATCGTTTCCCGGCGACGCTGTCGCAGCGCCTCGACGAGGTGCAACGGCCGGGCACGACGATGAAGGTGAACATGGCGCTGCGGAAGCTGCCGACGTTCACGTGTTTGCCCGAGGATCGTGGACAATACGGCGCGACGATCCACCTCCTGCCCGACGAGCACGAGGTGCTCGCGTCGCTCCGCAAAGCGCACGCGGACGCGATGGCGGGCCGCCTGCCCGAGTTCCCGTCGATGGAGTGGTACATCCACACGGCCGTCGACGGCTCGCTGCGCGACGCGGAGGGCCGCCACAACGCCGCGCTCTTCGTGCAATGGGTGCCCTACGAGCTCGAAGGCGGCCGCTCCTGGGACGACGCGCTCCCGGGCTACGTGAAGCAGCTCCTCTCGATCTGCGATCGCTTCGCGCCCGGCACGACCGATCTCGTGGAGGACACGTTCGCGCTGTCGCCGAGGGGAATCGAGCGACACTTCGGAATCACGTACGGCCACATCCACCACGTGGACAACAGCTACGGCTTCGACAAACGCATGCCGTATCGCTTCGGCGTCCCCGGTCTGTACCTCGCGAGCGCAGGCGCGCACCCGGCCGGCGCGGTGATCGGCGCTGCGGGGCACAACGCGGCCGAGGCCGTGATCAAGGACCTCGGCTAA
- a CDS encoding TRAP transporter large permease, which yields MKLWLIVIALLAVVGMPIFAVMCGISILSWLGSTNSEQQFVRFIAANVLEERFSSTPILATIPLFTFVGYLMAESKTPDRIVRAASAVLGWMPGGLAIVCTVASAFFATLTGGSGVTIVAIGGLLYPALRRQGYSEKFTLGLVTTAGAMGLLFFPSPLVMIYAFIAGVDVTRAYKATLPPGLLLMVLLCGYAFYEGKRSRIPRAKFDLKEAGSAIWHVKWEIATPLLVALGLTTGLMELDESAGAAALYTLIVEVFVYKDLSLRKVVRVAKDAMMLSGAIILILAMATAMTNYIIQAGIPQAILEFFMERGMNAAWQFILVLNLFVFVLAMLMEPFGALLVAIPLLIPLAATFHINPFHLAVMFLLNLEIAYVTPPMGLNLFIASFRFSRPIVDVYRVVLPFVAVLAVGLGIVIVMPSMSSFTIAGDVAKARAQAAQDGVAPREAWLLECVQEDTNNLKPCSKEDITKWGPDGQGIATKEGEKPKPTGDVVPAMDSGADAGADAGTDEMDDLLKQMLGGGDTDAGAADAEAPKAADPMDDLLKEMLEAGKDGG from the coding sequence ATGAAACTCTGGCTGATCGTCATCGCGCTCCTCGCCGTCGTCGGCATGCCCATCTTCGCCGTGATGTGCGGCATCTCGATCCTGTCGTGGCTCGGCTCCACGAACAGCGAGCAGCAGTTCGTCCGGTTCATCGCGGCGAACGTGCTCGAGGAGAGGTTTTCGAGCACGCCCATCCTCGCCACGATCCCGCTCTTCACGTTCGTCGGCTACTTGATGGCCGAGTCGAAGACGCCCGATCGCATCGTCCGCGCTGCCTCGGCGGTGCTCGGTTGGATGCCTGGGGGCCTCGCGATCGTGTGTACTGTGGCGAGCGCGTTTTTCGCGACGCTCACGGGCGGCAGCGGCGTCACCATCGTCGCGATCGGCGGCCTGCTCTATCCGGCGCTTCGCCGGCAGGGGTATTCGGAGAAGTTCACGCTCGGCCTCGTCACGACGGCGGGGGCGATGGGCCTGCTCTTCTTCCCGAGCCCGCTCGTCATGATCTACGCCTTCATCGCGGGCGTGGACGTCACGCGCGCCTACAAGGCGACGCTGCCTCCGGGCCTCCTTTTGATGGTGCTGCTCTGCGGCTACGCGTTCTACGAAGGCAAACGCTCGCGCATCCCGCGAGCGAAGTTTGACCTCAAAGAAGCAGGCTCCGCGATTTGGCACGTGAAGTGGGAGATCGCGACCCCGCTGCTCGTCGCCCTCGGCTTGACGACGGGGCTCATGGAGCTCGACGAGAGCGCCGGCGCGGCCGCGCTCTACACGCTGATCGTCGAGGTCTTCGTCTACAAGGATCTCAGTCTGCGCAAGGTCGTGCGGGTGGCGAAGGACGCGATGATGCTCTCCGGGGCGATCATCCTCATCCTCGCCATGGCCACGGCCATGACGAACTACATCATCCAGGCTGGCATCCCGCAGGCGATCCTCGAGTTCTTCATGGAGCGGGGCATGAACGCCGCGTGGCAGTTCATCCTGGTATTGAACCTCTTCGTCTTCGTGCTCGCCATGCTGATGGAACCGTTTGGCGCGCTTCTCGTGGCGATACCGCTGCTCATCCCGCTCGCGGCGACGTTCCACATCAACCCGTTCCACCTCGCGGTCATGTTCCTCTTGAACCTCGAGATCGCGTACGTGACGCCGCCGATGGGGTTGAACCTCTTCATCGCGAGCTTCCGCTTCTCGCGCCCGATCGTCGACGTCTACCGCGTCGTCCTGCCTTTCGTCGCGGTGCTGGCGGTCGGCCTCGGCATCGTGATCGTCATGCCGTCCATGTCGAGCTTCACGATTGCGGGCGACGTCGCGAAGGCGCGGGCCCAGGCCGCGCAGGATGGGGTCGCGCCGCGCGAGGCGTGGCTGCTCGAGTGCGTGCAGGAGGACACGAACAACCTCAAGCCCTGCTCCAAGGAAGACATCACGAAGTGGGGCCCGGACGGGCAGGGGATTGCGACGAAGGAAGGTGAGAAGCCGAAGCCCACGGGCGACGTCGTGCCTGCGATGGACAGCGGCGCGGACGCGGGTGCGGATGCGGGCACGGATGAGATGGATGATCTCCTGAAGCAGATGCTTGGCGGTGGCGACACGGACGCGGGCGCGGCCGACGCGGAGGCGCCGAAGGCTGCGGATCCGATGGACGATCTACTGAAGGAGATGCTCGAAGCGGGGAAGGACGGCGGCTGA
- a CDS encoding DUF3592 domain-containing protein, protein MFSPVGISVAAGISALAGLVEIVRAARLVRVGKIATARVVANTSSELDDDDPPPKLRFRTEDGLDIEVVERTRNADDDARIGAEVPVLYDPRDPQRARRNASAQIWGPGLVWIAFAALLGVAAAVQALVT, encoded by the coding sequence GTGTTCTCGCCCGTCGGCATCTCCGTCGCCGCAGGGATCTCCGCGCTCGCAGGTCTCGTCGAGATCGTGCGCGCCGCTCGTCTCGTGCGCGTGGGCAAGATCGCGACGGCGCGCGTCGTCGCGAACACATCCTCCGAGCTGGACGACGACGATCCACCACCGAAGCTCCGTTTCCGGACGGAGGACGGGCTCGACATCGAGGTCGTCGAGCGGACGCGGAACGCCGACGACGACGCGCGCATCGGCGCGGAGGTGCCCGTGCTCTACGACCCGCGTGATCCCCAGCGCGCGCGGCGAAACGCGTCCGCGCAGATCTGGGGCCCGGGGCTCGTGTGGATCGCGTTCGCCGCGCTGCTCGGCGTCGCCGCGGCCGTCCAGGCGCTCGTGACCTAG